A region of Planococcus sp. MSAK28401 DNA encodes the following proteins:
- a CDS encoding amino acid ABC transporter permease: MFELFGTVFEVFMRTYPGFLEATVVTLQLTAIGVILGTLIGLVFALMKISGSKILQWIANIYITVIRGTPLIVQIMFLYFGIVEIYTMSNFWAGAIALGVHNGAYIAEIFRGAIQGVDPGQREASMSLGMNRKQTMQRIVFPQALRRSIPPLGNQFIITLKDSSLVYIIGVSEIFSLANREAAQSFQPFESFLVVALYYLVLVMIFTYLLRWYENRLDVDKT, from the coding sequence ATGTTTGAATTATTTGGAACAGTCTTTGAGGTATTCATGCGGACATATCCGGGCTTCCTTGAAGCTACAGTCGTTACGCTTCAGCTGACGGCGATTGGTGTCATTTTAGGGACACTCATCGGACTAGTATTTGCCTTAATGAAAATTTCTGGGTCCAAGATTTTGCAGTGGATTGCTAATATCTACATTACAGTTATTCGCGGAACGCCGTTGATTGTACAGATCATGTTCCTGTACTTCGGTATCGTGGAAATTTATACGATGTCGAACTTCTGGGCCGGCGCCATTGCGCTTGGCGTCCATAACGGTGCCTACATCGCGGAAATTTTCCGAGGCGCGATCCAAGGGGTAGATCCAGGCCAGCGCGAAGCGAGTATGTCGCTTGGGATGAACCGCAAGCAGACAATGCAGCGGATCGTGTTCCCACAGGCGCTGCGCCGTTCCATCCCACCGCTCGGCAACCAGTTCATCATCACGCTAAAAGATTCGTCGCTTGTCTATATTATCGGTGTTTCGGAGATTTTCTCCCTTGCCAACCGGGAAGCGGCACAATCATTCCAGCCGTTTGAATCGTTTCTTGTCGTAGCGCTTTATTACCTCGTGCTCGTCATGATCTTCACGTACTTGCTGCGCTGGTATGAAAACCGGCTTGATGTGGACAAAACCTAA
- a CDS encoding transporter substrate-binding domain-containing protein, which translates to MNKKFTTTGVILTAGMLLAACGSDDSTTGSEGSSEGAGSDLNLVEEGKFTTASSGLYKPFNYEEGGDLTGFDIEIGNAIAEEMGLEPNPVTTPWETIIQGLTTNRFDAILGSMAITEEREEQVSFSDPYYYSGGVIFVREGNTEIQSEEDLEGATIGVVGQSTYDTAAQQYTDDIQYYNSDVVALQDLEVEGRLDAVITADVVGFEAQNAGLEIEMIGNPLWIEQAAVAVRPEDEELLAAINEALATIIENGTYTEISEKWFGRDLLDVDLEGVEILN; encoded by the coding sequence ATGAATAAAAAATTTACAACGACAGGCGTAATTTTAACAGCGGGCATGCTTTTGGCAGCCTGTGGATCGGATGACTCAACCACCGGCTCGGAAGGATCAAGCGAAGGAGCAGGCAGTGACTTGAATCTTGTGGAAGAAGGCAAGTTCACTACCGCATCAAGCGGTTTATACAAACCGTTCAACTATGAGGAAGGCGGCGATTTGACCGGCTTCGATATTGAAATCGGCAACGCCATCGCCGAGGAAATGGGCCTTGAGCCAAATCCAGTGACGACTCCTTGGGAAACAATCATCCAAGGATTGACGACAAACCGCTTCGATGCCATCTTGGGGTCGATGGCCATTACAGAAGAGCGGGAAGAACAGGTCTCTTTCTCGGATCCATATTATTACTCAGGCGGTGTGATTTTCGTGCGTGAAGGCAATACGGAAATCCAGTCGGAAGAAGACCTTGAAGGCGCAACTATCGGCGTAGTCGGGCAAAGTACGTATGACACGGCAGCACAGCAATACACAGATGATATCCAATACTACAATAGTGACGTCGTCGCTTTGCAGGATTTAGAAGTTGAAGGGCGTTTGGATGCTGTTATCACGGCAGACGTTGTCGGCTTTGAAGCACAGAACGCCGGGCTTGAAATCGAAATGATCGGTAATCCGCTATGGATTGAGCAAGCAGCAGTAGCTGTACGCCCAGAAGACGAAGAATTGCTCGCGGCGATCAATGAAGCATTGGCGACGATCATCGAAAATGGAACTTACACAGAGATTTCGGAAAAATGGTTCGGACGCGATCTCCTCGATGTCGATCTTGAAGGCGTCGAAATTCTCAATTAA
- a CDS encoding MurR/RpiR family transcriptional regulator: MQDLLRNVSTSYKDFSSGQKKIADLFFREPIFIAFSSALEVGRRVHVSESTVIRWTQKLGYKGYTEFQHTLQRKLAEERLDNAQQEQPAAADQSFLENLLDADITSILKLKQTINEENLLQVVDRISKSEQRYVTGNFFDFGLAEWFGGWLGSALGNTAMMQPGTAGYYGQMAGLGPQDTIIAFAFPRYTRILMDTLEQAKRKGAKVIVLTDKEDSPAAESADIVLTVSVNANLNIDSYTAVHALLTSVMRFVYVKEHEKVKEKLAQLEAAYTDQDIFI; this comes from the coding sequence ATGCAGGATTTACTGCGAAATGTGTCAACTTCTTATAAAGATTTCAGTTCTGGGCAAAAAAAGATAGCAGATCTCTTTTTCCGCGAACCGATTTTCATCGCATTTTCATCCGCTTTGGAAGTGGGCAGGCGTGTGCATGTCAGCGAGTCGACCGTCATCAGGTGGACGCAGAAGCTTGGTTATAAGGGTTATACAGAGTTTCAGCATACGCTCCAACGCAAACTGGCGGAAGAGCGGCTGGACAATGCGCAGCAGGAACAGCCTGCTGCTGCGGACCAGTCGTTTCTTGAAAACCTGCTCGACGCAGACATCACCAGCATCCTGAAGCTTAAGCAAACGATTAATGAAGAAAATTTACTGCAAGTGGTCGACCGCATCAGCAAGTCTGAACAGCGCTATGTCACGGGAAATTTCTTCGATTTCGGCTTAGCCGAATGGTTTGGGGGCTGGCTTGGCAGCGCGCTCGGGAATACAGCGATGATGCAGCCTGGCACTGCCGGTTATTATGGTCAAATGGCGGGGCTCGGGCCGCAAGATACGATCATTGCGTTCGCATTTCCGCGGTATACGCGAATCTTGATGGATACTTTGGAGCAAGCGAAGCGTAAGGGAGCGAAAGTGATCGTCTTGACCGATAAGGAAGACTCGCCAGCTGCTGAGAGCGCTGATATCGTGCTTACTGTTTCCGTCAATGCGAACTTGAATATTGATTCCTATACGGCCGTCCATGCGTTATTGACTTCTGTCATGCGCTTTGTCTATGTTAAGGAACACGAGAAAGTGAAAGAAAAGCTAGCGCAGCTCGAAGCGGCTTACACAGACCAGGATATCTTCATATGA
- a CDS encoding carotenoid biosynthesis protein, translating into MKWEDRIFKLFIFWYICGVILLGFDLLPSWLEWANAFFLILAGTLGFLYLWRRFGPAIGGSIGLLIFFSTFIVEWAGADSGFLFGSYDYTDRFAPNVFGVPVAIGFAWLMVMATSHVIARWIVPGGGFLYAATGGIAAVIIDLIIDPVAYKVKGYWLWEDTGFYYDIPWTNFTGWFIVAFTLHLIIDAAFKKQGLKMAAGQAEKRMALLYVLMIALFVMLGLIGGLWLAAVLTSVLTAAIVVLAWKRRPQ; encoded by the coding sequence GTGAAATGGGAAGATCGGATTTTTAAGCTATTCATTTTTTGGTATATCTGCGGTGTTATCTTGCTAGGTTTTGATTTATTGCCATCTTGGCTGGAATGGGCAAACGCCTTCTTCCTCATCCTTGCAGGAACACTCGGCTTCCTTTATTTATGGCGGCGCTTCGGCCCTGCAATCGGCGGGTCGATCGGCTTACTCATTTTCTTCTCGACCTTCATCGTCGAATGGGCTGGCGCAGACAGTGGCTTCTTGTTCGGTTCTTACGATTATACCGACCGCTTCGCCCCGAATGTCTTCGGCGTCCCGGTCGCAATCGGTTTCGCTTGGCTCATGGTCATGGCGACGAGCCACGTCATCGCCCGCTGGATCGTGCCAGGCGGCGGCTTTTTGTATGCAGCCACCGGAGGCATTGCAGCGGTCATCATCGACTTGATCATCGATCCGGTCGCCTATAAAGTGAAAGGCTACTGGCTATGGGAAGATACAGGTTTCTACTACGATATCCCGTGGACCAATTTCACTGGCTGGTTTATCGTAGCGTTCACCCTTCACCTCATAATCGATGCAGCATTCAAGAAGCAAGGGCTCAAAATGGCAGCAGGTCAGGCAGAAAAGCGCATGGCTCTTTTGTATGTATTGATGATCGCCTTATTCGTGATGCTCGGGCTGATCGGCGGGCTATGGCTTGCAGCCGTATTGACTTCCGTCCTCACGGCAGCGATTGTCGTCTTGGCATGGAAGAGGCGTCCGCAATGA
- a CDS encoding lysophospholipid acyltransferase family protein: MIQAKKSKLFERMFALYLMPSIRRSFSHLYARNIRPPKGPALIISNHSSWWDGLLFFFLNRRVWNLDVHIMMHEHGLKEFPFFRRLGAFSIDRSNPKDILASLRYAENLLKQGKTVILFPQGDEYHLETRPLEFHTGVLYLMEKCPEVPLVPIRFYYSMRREKHPEVWIDQGDSLTLDDIPVGSRHDRTLWLQERETAALDQLKQEVLEENYGAFPELLKRRRKS, translated from the coding sequence ATGATCCAGGCAAAAAAATCCAAGCTCTTTGAACGCATGTTCGCCCTGTATTTGATGCCATCGATCCGCAGGTCTTTTTCACATCTGTATGCCAGAAACATCCGCCCGCCTAAAGGGCCGGCGTTAATTATTTCGAACCACAGCTCATGGTGGGACGGGCTGCTGTTCTTTTTTCTGAACCGGCGCGTCTGGAACTTGGATGTCCATATCATGATGCACGAACACGGGCTGAAGGAATTTCCTTTTTTCCGCCGGCTTGGCGCCTTTTCAATCGACCGCAGCAACCCGAAAGATATTTTGGCTTCGCTGCGCTATGCCGAGAATTTATTGAAACAAGGCAAAACGGTCATTCTGTTTCCACAAGGCGATGAATATCATTTGGAGACGCGCCCCCTGGAATTTCATACAGGCGTCCTGTATTTGATGGAGAAATGCCCGGAAGTTCCGCTCGTTCCCATTCGCTTTTATTATTCAATGCGCCGTGAAAAACATCCTGAAGTGTGGATCGACCAAGGCGATAGCCTAACACTTGATGACATCCCGGTGGGTTCAAGACATGATCGGACCTTGTGGCTGCAGGAGCGGGAAACTGCTGCGCTTGACCAATTGAAACAAGAAGTGCTCGAAGAAAATTACGGAGCATTCCCCGAGTTGCTAAAAAGGAGGCGCAAATCATGA
- a CDS encoding glycosyltransferase — translation MITALIVIHIAFFLWIVFNRLFLPVLPKQPVVKAEPLVSILVPMRNEERNVPTIVRSLKETDWEKAEFILLNDQSTDGTQAALDREIAGDKRFTVLQGVELPVGWIGKVHACHQLQKHASGDYLFFVDADVRFRKQAVRQTLGLMEKRRAALLSGFPAFEVPVFLSKLLVPMLHFVILFHLPLALANYAKFPAATAANGMWMAFERKAYESIGGHEAVRTSLVEDVHIARTLKQAGHKVLLANITASVKCRMYETPAEVWEGFLKNSYTGIGRSPLIAILLTLFYSVFYIFPLFLAAAGLVTANWVWLAPYALTVLQRWYVDMVTNQRWYLAFLIPLQAAAMLAVLLTAMKKSLKNESYTWKGRHYS, via the coding sequence ATGATCACGGCTTTGATCGTCATCCATATCGCCTTTTTCTTATGGATCGTCTTCAACCGCTTGTTCCTGCCGGTGCTGCCCAAACAGCCTGTAGTAAAAGCAGAGCCGCTGGTGTCCATTCTTGTGCCAATGCGCAACGAAGAACGCAACGTGCCGACGATCGTCCGCTCGTTAAAAGAGACCGATTGGGAAAAGGCCGAATTCATCCTTTTGAATGACCAGTCGACGGATGGCACACAAGCAGCACTCGACCGGGAAATTGCTGGCGACAAGCGCTTCACCGTATTGCAAGGTGTCGAACTGCCAGTAGGATGGATCGGCAAAGTCCATGCCTGCCATCAATTGCAGAAACACGCTTCCGGCGATTACTTATTCTTCGTCGATGCCGATGTCCGTTTCCGCAAGCAAGCGGTGCGGCAGACACTCGGCTTGATGGAAAAGCGGCGCGCTGCCCTGTTATCCGGATTCCCCGCTTTTGAAGTGCCGGTGTTCTTGAGTAAATTACTCGTGCCGATGCTTCATTTCGTCATTTTATTCCATTTGCCATTGGCGCTGGCGAATTACGCGAAATTCCCGGCAGCCACCGCGGCAAACGGCATGTGGATGGCTTTTGAACGAAAAGCCTATGAGTCGATCGGCGGGCACGAAGCCGTGCGCACGTCACTCGTCGAAGATGTACATATCGCCCGCACTTTAAAACAAGCTGGCCATAAAGTGCTGCTCGCTAATATCACCGCTTCGGTTAAATGCCGGATGTACGAAACGCCAGCCGAAGTATGGGAAGGCTTCTTGAAGAATAGCTACACCGGCATCGGGCGTTCGCCGTTAATCGCCATCCTTCTGACCTTATTTTACAGCGTCTTTTACATCTTTCCTCTATTTCTAGCCGCAGCCGGCCTCGTAACGGCCAACTGGGTTTGGCTCGCGCCATACGCGCTGACTGTTTTGCAGCGCTGGTATGTCGACATGGTAACCAATCAGCGCTGGTATTTGGCGTTCCTTATTCCACTCCAAGCGGCAGCCATGCTCGCGGTCCTGCTCACGGCCATGAAAAAATCGTTGAAAAATGAGTCTTACACATGGAAAGGCAGGCATTATTCATGA
- a CDS encoding phytoene desaturase family protein: MNRPHIAIIGGGLGGLSAAITLANAGMRVSLFEKNSHFGGKLMPVELGSYRFDFGPNTITMPHIFRQVIEQTGRDPEQYFQLEKLAVHTRNHFADGSYIDFTADRGEMIRQLETLDPFAASKYDAFLAEVARLYRSSEQYFFPLSFQSFRDYLSPSLGAAMLKVRPLESMDHFFSRYFKHKGLLQAVGRYATYIGSSPYKAPATFAMIAHLELAQGVFYAKGGNVSIAQGFATVAAECGVEMHAETAVTRILTEQGEACGVELADGERIVADAVILNGDLLSAFPELVDETERPSFQDAKRDRFEPSISAFVITAGLDVRLPELKHHNVFFSADYPREFRELFADKQYSGEPTIYISNSSHSDPSVSPLGDNLFILINAPALTAQGDLQIDPQQYKERIYDLLEHYGIKIRDHLQEERIFTPEFIRDTFGSHRGALYGPSSNRPKDAFLRPSNASRDIQGLFFVGGSVHPGGGSPMVTLSGLNVAQRLIESYSS, encoded by the coding sequence ATGAACCGACCACATATCGCCATCATCGGCGGCGGGCTTGGCGGCTTATCTGCTGCCATTACGCTCGCGAACGCCGGCATGCGCGTCAGCCTATTCGAAAAAAACAGCCATTTCGGCGGCAAACTGATGCCTGTCGAACTGGGCAGCTATCGTTTCGATTTCGGCCCCAACACAATCACCATGCCTCACATTTTCCGCCAGGTCATTGAGCAGACCGGGCGCGACCCTGAACAGTATTTCCAACTCGAAAAGCTCGCTGTCCATACACGCAATCATTTCGCGGACGGCAGCTACATCGACTTTACGGCAGACCGCGGCGAAATGATCCGCCAGCTCGAAACGCTGGATCCTTTTGCAGCCAGTAAATACGATGCGTTTTTAGCTGAAGTCGCACGCCTGTATCGTTCATCCGAACAATATTTCTTTCCGCTAAGCTTCCAGTCATTCCGGGATTATCTGTCCCCGTCACTCGGGGCGGCCATGCTGAAAGTGCGTCCACTCGAATCGATGGATCATTTTTTCAGCCGCTACTTCAAACATAAAGGCTTGCTTCAGGCAGTCGGGCGCTACGCTACTTATATCGGCTCATCACCTTATAAAGCGCCTGCCACGTTCGCGATGATCGCGCACCTTGAACTTGCGCAAGGCGTTTTTTACGCAAAAGGCGGAAACGTATCGATTGCACAGGGTTTTGCAACGGTCGCAGCGGAATGCGGCGTGGAAATGCATGCCGAAACGGCTGTCACACGCATCCTGACGGAACAAGGTGAAGCATGCGGCGTGGAGCTCGCGGACGGCGAACGGATTGTTGCCGATGCCGTCATCTTAAACGGCGATTTGTTGTCGGCATTTCCTGAGTTGGTGGATGAAACAGAGCGTCCGTCTTTCCAGGATGCGAAGCGTGATCGATTCGAGCCGTCGATTTCCGCCTTTGTCATCACGGCAGGGCTGGATGTCCGCTTACCGGAACTGAAGCATCACAATGTTTTCTTTTCAGCCGATTATCCCCGCGAGTTCCGTGAATTATTTGCCGACAAACAATACAGCGGCGAGCCGACCATCTATATCAGCAACTCATCTCATTCGGACCCATCCGTTTCGCCGCTTGGGGATAATTTGTTCATTCTCATCAATGCCCCTGCCCTTACAGCGCAAGGCGATTTGCAGATTGACCCGCAACAATACAAAGAACGGATTTACGATCTATTGGAACATTATGGAATTAAAATACGCGATCACCTGCAGGAAGAACGGATCTTCACTCCTGAATTTATCCGTGATACATTCGGGTCTCACCGCGGAGCTTTATACGGCCCGTCCTCCAATCGGCCTAAAGACGCCTTTTTGCGGCCGTCGAATGCGAGCCGCGACATTCAAGGGCTGTTTTTTGTCGGCGGAAGCGTGCACCCCGGCGGCGGCTCCCCGATGGTCACATTGAGCGGATTAAATGTGGCGCAGCGCTTGATCGAAAGCTATTCATCCTAA
- a CDS encoding phytoene/squalene synthase family protein: protein MMELKQAYSYCERIIADNSKSFYKAFSLLPKEKRKAVWAVYAFCRKVDDIVDEGSHPEPELKAFRKDFDEFLAGSIQWDDPMWLALEDVFESYDMDASAFYGLIKGQEMDLTINRYRTLEELLDYSYHVASTVGLMLLPILAPGRTALLKDGAISLGYAMQITNILRDIGEDLAMDRIYLPQDIMRKYGLDEEELGSGTVSESFVQVWEELASIAEFHYDRAFETINDYPLSSRVPVKGAALVYREILSTIRSKEYTVFHEKHYVTDDSKQSILQCL, encoded by the coding sequence ATGATGGAATTGAAGCAAGCCTATAGCTATTGCGAACGTATTATCGCCGACAATTCAAAGAGCTTTTATAAAGCATTTTCCCTATTGCCGAAAGAAAAACGCAAAGCCGTGTGGGCGGTGTACGCCTTCTGCCGAAAAGTCGATGATATCGTCGACGAAGGCAGCCATCCTGAACCCGAGCTGAAGGCATTCCGAAAAGACTTCGACGAATTTCTAGCAGGGTCAATTCAATGGGACGACCCGATGTGGCTGGCGCTCGAAGATGTGTTTGAAAGCTACGATATGGATGCCAGCGCGTTTTATGGATTGATTAAAGGACAGGAAATGGATTTGACAATCAACCGCTACCGCACGCTGGAAGAGCTTTTGGACTATAGCTACCATGTCGCAAGCACAGTTGGGCTGATGCTGTTGCCGATACTGGCGCCAGGACGCACTGCCCTGTTAAAAGACGGCGCAATTTCGCTTGGCTACGCCATGCAAATTACTAACATCCTCCGCGATATCGGAGAAGACCTGGCCATGGACCGCATTTATTTGCCTCAGGATATCATGCGGAAATACGGCCTTGATGAGGAAGAACTTGGAAGCGGCACGGTATCAGAATCGTTCGTCCAGGTTTGGGAAGAGCTCGCCAGCATAGCTGAGTTCCATTACGACCGGGCATTTGAAACGATTAATGATTATCCTTTATCTTCCCGCGTTCCAGTGAAAGGGGCCGCGCTTGTCTACCGGGAAATCCTGTCGACGATCCGCTCGAAAGAATATACAGTGTTTCACGAAAAGCATTACGTAACGGACGATTCCAAGCAGTCCATCCTGCAATGCTTATGA
- a CDS encoding phytoene desaturase family protein has protein sequence MKIAMIGGGVGGLMGALYLTKLGYEVTIYEKEHKLGGRMAFVERDGFRIDEGPTIVLLPEMFRDLFAQAGIDPESIELLLCDPLYTIRFTDGKVYTKYPGRERQLQEVEEQFPEDKEGFIRFMDEGQKRFDIGKPAFLEHDFVRKADFWTFRNIRNLMKLKPQQSVHQLMENYFRDERLQLAYSLQALYIGGDPYRAPAMYSLVPFSEHQHGVYYVKGGYASIIPVMERELRSRGTEIRLGSTVKRVLKKDGRATAVETESGLEPYDAIVYNGDFPGINQLAPMKKQKEYTPSSGCVLLYFGLDKVYQDVNVHQFFIGDDYKEHMEDVFVRGQKTENPAFYTFHPSVIDDSLAPQGKSVLYVLVPVPSGTEIDWKNDEQWIGRILDRMETLSFPGIRESIEWMDVRTPKDAEAFGLFKGGSFGIGPTLRQSGVFRPQIKPDNTENLYAVGASVHPGGGIPIVMQGAKLLADRIHSDLKERGGS, from the coding sequence ATGAAAATAGCCATGATCGGCGGCGGCGTCGGCGGCTTGATGGGCGCGCTTTATTTAACGAAGCTCGGCTATGAGGTGACCATTTACGAAAAAGAACATAAGCTCGGTGGCAGAATGGCGTTTGTGGAACGGGACGGTTTTCGAATCGATGAGGGCCCAACCATCGTCTTGCTGCCGGAAATGTTCCGCGATTTGTTTGCACAGGCAGGAATCGATCCCGAAAGCATCGAATTATTACTATGCGACCCGCTTTACACAATCCGCTTTACAGACGGAAAAGTGTATACGAAATATCCTGGGCGCGAGCGGCAATTGCAGGAAGTCGAAGAGCAGTTTCCGGAAGATAAAGAGGGATTTATCCGCTTTATGGATGAAGGGCAGAAACGCTTTGATATCGGCAAGCCTGCTTTTCTGGAACATGATTTTGTCCGCAAAGCGGATTTTTGGACTTTCCGCAATATCCGCAATTTGATGAAACTGAAACCCCAGCAATCTGTCCATCAATTGATGGAGAATTATTTCAGGGACGAGCGGCTGCAGCTGGCCTATTCCCTTCAAGCGCTGTATATCGGTGGGGATCCTTACCGCGCGCCGGCCATGTATTCACTCGTGCCGTTCAGCGAGCATCAGCACGGAGTTTACTATGTGAAAGGCGGCTATGCGAGCATCATTCCCGTCATGGAGCGGGAATTGCGCAGCCGCGGCACTGAGATTCGGTTGGGCTCGACTGTTAAGCGCGTCTTGAAAAAAGATGGCCGGGCGACAGCGGTTGAAACTGAATCAGGCTTAGAGCCTTATGATGCGATTGTCTATAATGGGGATTTCCCTGGAATCAACCAATTAGCGCCGATGAAGAAGCAGAAGGAATATACACCTTCTTCCGGCTGTGTGTTGCTGTACTTCGGGCTGGATAAGGTTTATCAAGACGTAAATGTCCACCAATTCTTTATCGGTGATGATTACAAAGAACATATGGAAGATGTGTTTGTCAGAGGGCAGAAAACGGAAAATCCGGCGTTCTACACCTTCCACCCTTCTGTCATTGACGATTCTCTTGCCCCCCAAGGCAAATCGGTGCTTTATGTACTCGTACCGGTTCCTTCAGGCACAGAAATCGACTGGAAAAATGATGAACAGTGGATTGGGCGTATTTTGGACCGGATGGAGACATTATCGTTTCCAGGTATCCGGGAGTCGATTGAGTGGATGGACGTGCGCACGCCGAAAGATGCAGAAGCGTTCGGCTTGTTCAAGGGAGGAAGCTTCGGAATTGGCCCGACATTGCGGCAGTCGGGCGTTTTCCGCCCACAGATCAAACCGGACAACACAGAGAATTTGTATGCAGTAGGTGCTTCTGTCCACCCGGGCGGCGGCATACCAATCGTTATGCAAGGAGCGAAATTGCTGGCCGACAGAATTCACAGCGATTTGAAAGAAAGGGGCGGTTCATGA
- a CDS encoding phytoene desaturase family protein, giving the protein MAKRMIIIGAGPGGLAAGMLLASKGYQVDIYEKNDRIGGRNAALTLGDFTFDTGPTFLSMLHLVEELFETTGRNVHDYMEAIELDPMYELRFEDQNLVMTRDPEAMRKQIDDNFKGDGEGYARFMKDTGKKLEAMSPLLQTKMDRMTDLMQPKVIKALPELEVGKTLYDVLSRYFKDERLKMAFAFQSKYLGMSPWECPGAFTILSYMEHAYGIYHPIGGVNQLSAAMAKAVKEMGGRIHLGKGVQKLWIEDRTVKGVYLYDGSREAADEVVINGDFAHVMTHLVEPGILKKYTPKKLDKKKYSCSTFMLYLGLDKKYDLSHHTIVFSKDYQKNVEEMTKSRILSADPSIYIQNASVTDPTLAPDGKSALYILAPVPNNFSDIGWEHEQEAFRELVLDIIEEKTDFKNLREHIEVEKMLTPFGWESDYSVYRGATFNLGHQLSQMMVFRPHNKFEELDNCWLVGGGTHPGSGLPTILESARITTNGILKEDGKSGIPIGPLPKVEGYV; this is encoded by the coding sequence ATGGCAAAACGGATGATTATTATTGGAGCGGGGCCAGGAGGCTTAGCAGCAGGAATGCTGTTAGCGAGCAAAGGATACCAAGTAGATATTTACGAAAAAAATGACCGCATCGGCGGGCGCAATGCTGCATTAACATTAGGCGATTTCACATTTGACACAGGACCGACGTTTTTGAGCATGCTTCATCTGGTGGAGGAATTATTTGAAACGACAGGACGCAATGTCCACGATTATATGGAAGCGATCGAACTAGACCCGATGTACGAACTGCGCTTTGAAGACCAGAACTTGGTGATGACGCGCGATCCTGAAGCAATGCGCAAGCAAATCGATGATAACTTCAAAGGCGATGGGGAAGGTTACGCACGCTTTATGAAAGACACCGGCAAGAAGCTCGAAGCCATGTCCCCATTGTTACAGACGAAAATGGACCGCATGACGGACCTCATGCAGCCGAAAGTGATCAAAGCACTTCCGGAACTTGAAGTAGGCAAGACCCTTTACGACGTGCTATCTCGTTACTTTAAAGACGAACGGCTGAAGATGGCGTTTGCGTTCCAGTCGAAATACCTCGGCATGTCGCCATGGGAATGCCCGGGAGCGTTCACCATTCTTTCCTATATGGAGCACGCCTACGGCATCTATCATCCAATAGGCGGCGTCAACCAATTGTCGGCAGCGATGGCGAAAGCGGTCAAAGAAATGGGCGGCCGCATCCATCTTGGAAAAGGCGTACAGAAATTATGGATCGAGGACCGCACGGTGAAAGGGGTCTACCTATACGACGGCAGCCGCGAAGCAGCGGACGAAGTAGTGATCAATGGTGACTTTGCACACGTGATGACCCACCTGGTGGAGCCGGGAATCTTGAAGAAATATACCCCTAAGAAGCTCGATAAGAAGAAATATTCATGTTCCACATTCATGCTTTATTTAGGGCTCGATAAAAAATACGATTTGTCGCACCACACGATCGTTTTTTCGAAAGATTACCAGAAGAATGTCGAAGAAATGACGAAATCCCGCATCTTGTCAGCGGACCCGTCGATCTATATCCAAAATGCCAGTGTGACGGATCCGACTTTGGCTCCTGACGGCAAGTCGGCGCTGTATATCTTGGCGCCGGTGCCGAATAATTTCAGCGATATCGGCTGGGAACACGAACAGGAAGCCTTCCGTGAGTTGGTGTTGGATATTATCGAAGAAAAAACCGATTTCAAGAATCTGCGGGAGCATATTGAAGTCGAGAAGATGCTGACGCCGTTCGGCTGGGAATCGGATTATTCCGTATACCGCGGTGCTACATTTAATTTAGGGCATCAATTATCGCAAATGATGGTGTTCCGCCCGCATAATAAATTCGAAGAGCTCGACAATTGCTGGCTGGTCGGAGGCGGAACGCATCCCGGCAGCGGCTTGCCGACTATTCTGGAATCTGCCCGCATCACGACGAACGGCATCTTGAAAGAAGACGGCAAATCCGGAATTCCGATCGGCCCGCTTCCGAAAGTGGAGGGATATGTATGA